Part of the Triticum urartu cultivar G1812 chromosome 2, Tu2.1, whole genome shotgun sequence genome, AATTGCCAGAAATGGCGGGGACGGCGGCCGGAGCAGCGGGGAGAGGCCGGGGCGGTGGTCCGGCTCACCGGAGATGCGGCGCGCGGGGCAGCGGGGTGGCGCCGGCccgcggcggcgaggggcggccggAGCGGAGGCCGAGGTCGGGCGAGGTGGCGGCAGTGCCGGCCGGCGAGGggagcggcggcgcggcggatCGGCGTCGGAGGAGaaaggcgcgggcggcggcgcgcgaaGAGACGGGCTCGGGGGCCGGCttcgggcctcccgggccggctggcggcggcggcggttggtgTGGCCGGCTGCCACGTGTCAGGCGGCAGGTGGCTGCGGGCGTCGGCAGACGTTGTCCGGCCTGgcgcggacacgtccgtcggcggcgAGATCCCCTTTTTTAGACTAGGGTTTCGAGGGaggagagatccgaaaatggaggggggtatttataggcataagtggagctaggagagtccaaatgaggtacggttttcggccacgcgatcatgatcgaacgctctaggacatggagcagagtttggtgggttttgggccaaattggaggggtgttgggctgcaacacacacgaggacttttcggtccctcggttaaccgttggagtatcaaacgaagtccaaatgatacgaaacttgacaggcggtctatcggtagtaaaccaaggccgcttggcaagtctcggtccaatctggaaacgtttaatccccactcacgaaagaaagctagaaatgaccaccagaggagaatgaagcgccggaatgcaaaacggacaatggggaaaatgctcgaatgcatgagatgaacatgtaagcaaatgcaatgcacatgatgacatgatatgagatgcatgaaaacgaaaaaaacacacggagacaaagacccgaacccgagaaataaatataacttacgCCGagaacggcaagagttggagtacaaatcgGGAAAGtaatatccggggtgttacaacactccaccactacgaaaagatctcgtcccgagatctaggagtgaaagaactccgggtactcagagcggaggtgatcctcgcgttcccaggtagcttcacggtcggaatggtgtgaccacatgactttgagaaatttgattgacttgttgcgagtcttgcgttcagtctcttcgagaatagcaagtgggtgctcacgataagagagatcttcttggagctcaatgtcctcaaagttgacggtgcgtcaggagtcttgaagcactttcgaagctgagagacatggaacacatcatgaacatttgcaaagtttgaaggaagctcgagttgataggcgaggtcgcctctcttgctgacaatcttgaaaggtcccacgtatctaggggcaagcttccctttgataccgaagcgacgagtacctttcataggagagacgcgggggtaaacatgatctccgatctcgaaagccaaatcacggtgcttactatcatagtagctcttctggcgggattgggctgctttgaggttatcacgaatgactttgcacatttcttcttcttctgtgattaagtcattacccagcagctgacgttcaccggtttcagaccagttgagaggggtacggcacttcctgccatacagaatttcaaatggggccttgcccgaacatgcttgaaaactgttgttgtacgagaattcagcataaggaagacaatcctcccacttcatgccgaaggagatcacacaagccctgagcatatgttcaagaatctggttgacacgctcgacttgaccgcttgtttgaggatggaaagctgtgctgaagcggatgttagtgcccatggccttctgaaaagaatctcaaaacttcgaggtaaagatgctgccacggtctgaagataacacttgaggaataccgtgcagagaaacaatgcgagaggtatagagttccgccaattgagctgcagtgatcgactctttgataggcagaaagtgagccactttggtgagcttgtcgatgacaacaaatatagcatcattgccacgcttggactttggaaacccagtcacgaagtccatttcaatgtggtcaaacttccattttggaatggcaagaggttggaggagaccagctggcctttggtgttctgccttcactcttctgcagacatcacattcattcacgaattgagcgatctcgcgcttcattcgagtccaccaataagcttgcttNNNNNNNNNNNNNNNNNNNNNNNNNNNNNNNNNNNNNNNNNNNNNNNNNNNNNNNNNNNNNNNNNNNNNNNNNNNNNNNNNNNNNNNNNNNNNNNNNNNNNNNNNNNNNNNNNNNNNNNNNNNNNNNNNNNNNNNNNNNNNNNNNNNNNNNNNNNNNNNNNNNNNNNNNNNNNNNNNNNNNNNNNNNNNNNNNNNNNNNNNNNNNNNNNNNNNNNNNNNNNNNNNNNNNNNNNNNNNNNNNNNNNNNNNNNNNNNNNNNNNNNNNNNNNNNNNNNNNNNNNNNNNNNNNNNNNNNNNNNNNNNNNNNNNNNNNNNNNNNNNNNNNNNNNNNNNNNNNNNNNNNNNNNNNNNNNNNNNNNNNNNNNNNNNNNNNNNNNNNNNNNNNNNNNNNNNNNNNNNNNNNNNNNNNNNNNNNNNNNNNNNNNNNNNNNNNNNNNNNNNNNNNNNNNNNNNNNNNNNNNNNNNNNNNNNNNNNNNNNNNNNNNNNNNNNNNNNNNNNNNNNNNNNNNNNNNNNNNNNNNNNNNNNNNNNNNNNNNNNNNNNNNNNNNNNNNNNNNNNNNNNNNNNNNNNNNNNNNNNNNNNNNNNNNNNNNNNNNNNNNNNNNNNNNNNNNNNNNNNNNNNNNNNNNNNNNNNNNNNNNNNNNNNNNNNNNNNNNNNNNNNNNNNNNNNNNNNNNNNNNNNNNNNNNNNNNNNNNNNNNNNNNNNNNNNNNNNNNNNNNNNNNNNNNNNNNNNNNNNNNNNNNNNNNNNNNNNNNNNNNNNNNNNNNNNNNNNNNNNNNNNNNNNNNNNNNNNNNNNNNNNNNNNNNNNNNNNNNNNNNNNNNNNNNNNNNNNNNNNNNNNNNNNNNNNNNNNNNNNNNNNNNNNNNNNNNNNNNNNNNNNNNNNNNNNNNNNNNNNNNNNNNNNNNNNNNNNNNNNNNNNNNNNNNNNNNNNNNNNNNNNNNNNNNNNNNNNNNNNNNNNNNNNNNNNNNNNNNNNNNNNNNNNNNNNNNNNNNNNNNNNNNNNNNNNNNNNNNNNNNNNNNNNNNNNNNNNNNNNNNNNNNNNNNNNNNNNNNNNNNNNNNNNNNNNNNNNNNNNNNNNNNNNNNNNNNNNNNNNNNNNNNNNNNNNNNNNNNNNNNNNNNNNNNNNNNNNNNNNNNNNNNNNNNNNNNNNNNNNNNNNNNNNNNNNNNNNNNNNNNNNNNNNNNNNNNNNNNNNNNNNNNNNNNNNNNNNNNNNNNNNNNNNNNNNNNNNNNNNNNNNNNNNNNNNNNNNNNNNNNNNNNNNNNNNNNNNNNNNNNNNNNNNNNNNNNNNNNNNNNNNNNNNNNNNNNNNNNNNNNNNNNNNNNNNNNNNNNNNNNNNNNNNNNNNNNNNNNNNNNNNNNNNNNNNNNNNNNNNNNNNNNNNNNNNNNNNNNNNNNNNNNNNCTGAATGTCCATGAGGGAAAACTTCTTGGTTGTTCTTCTAATCAGAGTTGTGTTGGAATATGGGTTGTTGATCTAACGGTATGTTATTGGCTTCCCAGCTATGTTTCTAATACCAATATCTTATTCTCTGTCATCTCTTGTTTTTAGTTGACTGATAACCAAACAATCAATTGGCAGCGCCTTGAGCCACATGCAACTAGTACTTCAGCATTACTTAATGGCCGTTCTGAATTGAAGACTTCATCAGGTGGCACTATGCCATTACAAAACGACAGTGGTTCAAGGGCTAACATAGGGCGATCATCAGCTCTACAAAATTCAGAGAATAACTTAAAAGCTTCTACAGGAAGGCTCTCAGTTTCTCAAAATTCAGATTCTGCACCCAAAGAGATTAAGCCGACAGCTCGTATGCCACTAATCTTCTCTTTTTAGACATGTTTGTAATTTAGTGTTTGAAACGCAGCATATGTCTAATCTGTACTTTGTCTGTTCTTGTTATGATAATGAAGCAAGTGGCTTGGTCCCAAGCACTCCTCAAAGGGTCGGAACTGGCTCCAGTACTAGAACAGCTGGAAATTCAACTTATGCATCTGGTGGCACCACATTAAAGAGAAGTTCACTGAAGAGTAACAGCACTTCTAATCTTCATAATTTCAGTAAAACTGACGTGGTGCCTGCTGCTGTTATCATCCCAAGAACTAGCTCAGGAGCAGAGCTTGGTACTGGTTCAAGAAGTTATGCTGCTGATGTGGCCCCTGTTCTTTCAAAGGCAAGCAGAAGGGCAGAGCCGGCTACTGATCCTAGGACAGAAAGTGCTGATGTGGCACCTGCTGTTGTTCCCAGAACAAGTTCAAGAATGGAAATGGCCTCTGATTCAGCACCTGATGCTGTTTCTAGGGTAGGCAGAAGGTTGGAATCTGCTGCTGATTCTAGGAAAGAAAGTGCTGATGCAGCACCGGTCGTTCCCAGGGCTACTTCAAGAATGGAAATGGCCTCTGATTCTGTACCTGTTCTTCCGAAGGCAGGCAGAAGGTTCGAGTCTGCTACTGATTCAAGAAAAGAAAGCACTGATGAAGCACCTGTTGTTGTTCCTAGAGCAACTTCAAGAATGGAAATGGCCTCTGATTCTAGGAGAGAACCTTCTGCAGGAAGAGTATCACCATTTAGGATCCAATCAAGGTATGCTGAACCAAGGAAATCAACCAATGTGAAAGTTGATATGGACAAAGTTGATGTGGGAAGCAAAGATACTGAAAGTGACGACCTTACTTGTCAAATATTTCTTCCTCGGAGGAATGGTGCTGTTCAAACAGTGATTCCCGAAGAAACTCGTGAAGATGTAAAACATGGTTCAGTTTACAGGTCGGGATTTTCAGGTTCAGCAGAATCAAATACGAGCCACCGGAATGATAATTGTATGATCCTTGCCCTTAACATGCTTATCTGTTTTATGGACTGCTGTAGTTTGATTTGAATTGTTTCACAGCCATTAGTGGTGCCTGATTTACCTAAAAAGTAGTTCCTGCCTTCTTGCATCATGTGCTCGAAACAATGATTCTTGTGTGAGTTTGATGAAATTTCCATTCCCTTTTGTCCTGTACTGATTCAAGTGTTAGGAACAACTAAATTTATTCATTCGAGGTTCTTCAATTATTTCTGTAGGTAGATGTTTTCCATATGCAATAGTTGCCAGTGAATTTGAAGAACCTATTCGTGGAACACTGTTAGTTTAATCTTGTCTATGTTTGGCTGTGAAAACTTGTGCTCTAAATGCTTTGGGAATTTTCAATTCTGTTGTCAAGTTATTAGATTTCCTTTGTGTTTTGGATTCATAAGTTTCATTTGATAAATCATGTGCACAATTTAAAAATTACCTGTAATTTTCATGTACAACTAAGTTGTAACTGCTTGAACATTTGGTGCTATTTTGCAGATGTTCCTAGAATGCGTAAGCCAAGAGATAACTGCTACATTGAAGTTTCAAGAGCAGGTATATAATTTGCTATACTTTGGTGCTTGCAATAATTTGTTCTTCAGGCCTGAATCGTATAGTATTTCCAGGAAGAACAAGATCAATTGTTTCTAATTGGGAAGGCAGGGATCAGTCCCCAAGTCACGAAGAACCAACAACAAGCAATTCAGCGTTGGGGGCTCCTAGAGGCCGAATATATTCATCTGTATGTGAGACAACCCATACGCTTTTAGAACATTCTGTTTATTTTTTGCTCTGACTGTTAGATTCAATGCACAAGTCTTTTCCATTTAGTTGTTCCATAGTTGATACTGTTGTTATATCATGTTTAACAAATTGGAATTTGGATTTATTATAAGAAGGAAAACTGTAAACAAACTAATTTCTGTAACTTCTTTTTTGCCATCTGCAGAGAGGAAGCAGTCAAGCAGCTGAAACTAATATCGTAACTAGCGAGGAAGATGTTTTATCTGTTCTAATCGAAGAGCATGATCTATTTTTGAGTTCAACACGGTCACGGCTGACAAAATTGCAGGTCTGTATGGTGCTTCACTTTTTCTTTTGGAGTGTAATATTGTTATTCTTCAGGGGAAACAGGACATCCTAATCTCGAATGTTCTCAAACTAACAGTGTTACATTTAAACTGACTAAGATATATGCTGCATGCTATCAATAGAATGTGAAAAATATATAAATGTATGCAGTGTCCTATGTCATGGTATTCCAGATTTGAATAGAGTTCGTTTCTTCAGAATGAAATATGGTTGGTTGAGTTAACTATGTTATCAGTGTACCACGATCTTATTCAGCAGACCTGTGAACGGATAGTCTTCCAAACATGACTGCTAACAGACTGTATCTTGCTGCCTCAAATGTTTTAACTGATCCAAACGTGTATCGAATGTATCTTACTCACAGATTCTGCACCAAATGTGGCAAAGAAATGACATCAGGGGTGTTTTCTCAGCGCTGGAGAAGATGTCCGATCATGCTGTCAGTACTCTGCAACCTCTTTTTCCTGTTCTGCATGGAATAACCGTTGCATTGTTGATTCATAATTATAAGATTTCTGCTAACTCCAGGTATGTGCTGATATGGCAAGTGTTCTGATGGAGAAAAGCGAAGCCATCACACTAGATTTATGTACCACTATCCTGCCTGTCCTTGCTGACCTTTTGGAGAGTAAAACTGACAGGTAGCTCTTCTTGTTTTGTGTATCGGTATGATTATGTTCTGGGTTGATTTACAAACGGCCATTACTCGTACCGAAGTTGTGATTGATTCATATATATTGTGTTACCAGGAATTGCCATGTCACCCAtttgtttatttatttttacATTGCAATAAATCTTTGCAGGCATGTAGCCGTATCACTGGAACTGGTAGTGAAGCTTGTCAGGACTTTTGGGCCTGTAATACATTCAACAGTGTCGGTTGGTCCATCTTCTGTTGGTGTAGATCTTGAAGCAGAGCAAAGGTATTGTTTCAGACAAATGTTTTCCTGATATGCCATCACTAGAGATTGCCTTATGTTATTTTACTTGTCTTGTCATCGTAGGCGGGAGAGGTGCAACTTATGCTTCATAGAACTGGAGAAAGTTAAAAATAAGCTTCCTTCCCTTATGAGGTACTGGATAATCTTAATATTTTTATTGAAAATCTTAGTATGATATACATTACTGGACATCGTCTTCTAGCTGTACCACCAACCGTTGGTATTGGAGTTTTGGACCAGCACTATTCTGAACTGAACTCGTAAACGAGTTTGCCCTTTGTGATGCTCATACTTAGTTACTTTTCTGTTTACAGAAGAAAAGGGGCAGCTTCAAACACAGCGCAGGAGCTCAGTCTTGTCTTCCAGGAAATTATGTCGTAGACTGACCACACATTCTCAATACAAACACACAGTTGAATGGGAGATGCTTTCTTTCCCTCTGGTCGCACGATGGAGCGCTGCTTGTTTTCGTGCGCTACCGTGAAGCCCTGAGGTCACGCCCTGTGGTAGTAACATTTTGTTGCTACTGATCCATGCCCTTTGTACAACACTAACCC contains:
- the LOC125540315 gene encoding katanin p80 WD40 repeat-containing subunit B1 homolog KTN80.4-like translates to MPLQNDSGSRANIGRSSALQNSENNLKASTGRLSVSQNSDSAPKEIKPTAPSGLVPSTPQRVGTGSSTRTAGNSTYASGGTTLKRSSLKSNSTSNLHNFSKTDVVPAAVIIPRTSSGAELGTGSRSYAADVAPVLSKASRRAEPATDPRTESADVAPAVVPRTSSRMEMASDSAPDAVSRVGRRLESAADSRKESADAAPVVPRATSRMEMASDSVPVLPKAGRRFESATDSRKESTDEAPVVVPRATSRMEMASDSRREPSAGRVSPFRIQSRYAEPRKSTNVKVDMDKVDVGSKDTESDDLTCQIFLPRRNGAVQTVIPEETREDVKHGSVYRSGFSGSAESNTSHRNDNYVPRMRKPRDNCYIEVSRAGRTRSIVSNWEGRDQSPSHEEPTTSNSALGAPRGRIYSSRGSSQAAETNIVTSEEDVLSVLIEEHDLFLSSTRSRLTKLQILHQMWQRNDIRGVFSALEKMSDHAVCADMASVLMEKSEAITLDLCTTILPVLADLLESKTDRHVAVSLELVVKLVRTFGPVIHSTVSVGPSSVGVDLEAEQRRERCNLCFIELEKVKNKLPSLMRRKGAASNTAQELSLVFQEIMS